CGCGTGCGCCCCACCGTCGTGCACCTCCACACCGAGGCCGACGGCGGCCACCGCACCCTGCCATCGTGGATCCGCATGTTCGGCACCCCGCACCTGATCGCCACGCACCATGGACTGCCGGGCTGGGAGCCGTGGCCGTCCCTGGGCACGGCCGACGTCGTGACCGCGGTGTGCGAATCCGCCGGCGAAGCGCTCATCCGCGCGCACGGAGTCATGCGTGCGCGCCTGCGGCTCGTTCCGAACGGCGTCGAGCCTCCCGACGAGGAGGCCGAGACGGGCCCCGCTCGGTGGATTCGGGAGCAGCTGCGCGTCGATGCCCGGCGACCGCTCTGGGTGTGCCCCGCGCGCCTCGAGGACATCAAGGGCCACGAGACGCTGCTCGACGCGCTCCATCGTCTGCATCAGCAGGGCTACGACTTCGTCGTCGCGTTGGCTGGAGAGGGCGCACGGCAGGCCGGGCTCGAGCGCCGGGCCGAGGAGCTCGGACTGGCGCGGAAAGTCCACTTCCTCGGCAGCGTCGACTCGCTGGGACCGGTTCTGCTCGCCGCCGACGCGGTCGTGCTCGCTTCCCGTGAAGAGGCGCAGCCGCTGTCCATCCTGGAGGCCATGGCGCGCGGCCGGCCGGTCGTGGCCAGCGCGGTCGGAGGGCTTCCCGATCTGATCCAGGATGGCTCGAGCGGACTGCTCGTGCCGCCGAACGATTCCGAAGCACTGGCGCTGGCGCTGGCGACGCTTCATCAGCGCCCCGAGGTGGCGGAGCTTCTCGGTTCGGGCGCCGCGGAGCGGGCGCACGGGCAGTTCACATGGGCGCACGCGGTCGAGCGCTACGAGGCGATCTACGACGATCTGATCGGTCTGGCCGGGTTCACCCCGCGCTCCGGGTCGCGCGGCCGAGCGCCCGCGCCGGCCGGGACCCGCGGTTGAAGCCAGCCGGCGGCCGAGAACGCACTCGCCGGTCGCCGCGTCCAGGAGAAACCAGGACCGGTTCGCCCAGGGCGAAAGAGCTTGGCCGCCTGGAGCCGCTCGGGTGGATCGCGCTCGGCGTATGGGCACTCGCGCTCTTCGCGTCCTCGCCCGACTCCACCACGTTGTGGGGCTTCAACGGATTCCGCACCGCGGCTCACGCGTGGCCCGTGCTGTTGTTGGCGGCCGCGGCGGCCTGGGCGATGGCTCGATGGAAGCCGCGCGCCATCGGCCCATGGCTGGCCGTCGCCGCGATGCTTGCGTTCGCGCTGGCGTTCCCGTGGCGCGAGAAGGTGCACGTCCTGGGCGACACGCAGCTGCGCATGCGCGCGCTGTTCGCCGAACGCCTTCCCTCCGCGGGCGCCTCCTGGAGCGAATGGCTGGCGCACGCCGCCAACACGCTGCACGCCGCCCCGCTCGATCTGCTCCTCAACGTGATTCCGGCGGTTGCGCTCCATGGCCTGGGGATGCGGATCTCCACCGCGGTCGCGTGGGTGGGCGCCGTCCAGGCTCTGCTCTTCATGGCGCTCGCCTGGAAGCTGGCGCGGCATCTGGCGCCCGGCCCGAGCCTCCTGGGACCGCTGGCGCTCGCGATCGTGCTGACCGGTGTTCTGGAAGCCTTCGCGGGATACGCAGACTCGGCTTCTCTGGTCGCGCTGGTCGCGCTGGGTTGGTGGAGCGAGATCCTCGTGCCGCTCGATCGTCGCGCTCAGGCCTGGCGCGTCACGGCATGGTTCGTGGCGCTCGTGCTGACCCATCGCGTGGGGGCCGTGATGCTCCTGCCCCAGGTGCTCCGCGCGGCGGGCCCGGCGTTGCCCGGCGATCGGGCGGAAGCGCGGCGTGCACTGCTCGCCATCACCGCCGCGGTGGCCGCGGTGGCGATCGCGGGCGCCTTGATGACGGTGGCCGGTCGCCAGCTGCTGCGCGACGCCACCGAGATCCTTCGCTCGGCGGCGGGATTCACCTGGAAGCCGCTCGATATCGCGAGCGCGCTGATCGTGGTGGCGCCGCTGGCGCTGGTCGCGCCGGCGCTGGCCGGACGCGCCGGCTCGGCGTTCTGGCGCGATCCCCGGGCGCTGTGGATCGCGTCGGGAGCGGCGCCGCTGCTGGTGGCGCTGATCTGGCTATTCCCCTTCGGCGAGAGCGGGCTCGGCATGCATCGCGACTGGGATACCAACGTGCTGCTCGGGATCACCCTCATGGTCGGCGCGGCGGTCCTCTTGTGCCACGCCGGTCTGCCCCGGCTCGGTGCGGCGCTCCAGGCCGCGCTGCCGCTGCTGGCGCTGACCGCCCTCTCGTGGGTCGCGGTGAATGCCGACGCGGGGCTCGCCACGCGGCGAGCGATCGCGCTCGCCACAGAGGCCACGGCGCTCACGGCTCCACAGCGAGCGCACCTGCACCTGTACTTCGGTCAGCGCGCCATGGACGAGCGGCAGCCGGAAGTGGGCGCGCAGCACTACGAGAGAGCCTTCCGCGAAGGCGGCAATCCACGCCGTGCGCTTCTCGCCGCCGAAGCCTGGCTGGTCGCGGGTCGTGCCGATCGAGCGCGCGCCGCCATCGCCGAGGCGCGCGCCGCCGGCGCGCTCTCGCCGGAGCTCGAGGCCAGCGCCCGCCGGCTCGAATCGAGCCTGGCGCCGGCCGATACCGCGAGTGTTCCATGAGCGCCGGCAGGGTGGTCGAGAGTTGCCGCTGTTCCGTGCATCGTGCTAATCCTAGGCCCACGGCATGACGCCCAAACCGATGTCCCATCGATACGTGCTGGTCCTGGCAGGAGGACGAGGGGAGCGCTTCTGGCCCTGGAGCCGCCCCGGGCGTCCCAAGCAACTCCTGCCTCTGGCGCGCGACGGCCGCTCGCTGCTGGCCTCCACGATGGCGCGCGCGTCGCTGCTCGCCCCGCCCGAGCGCTGTCTGGTGCTCACCTCGGCCGATCTGGTCGAGCGGGTGCGCAGCGAATGTCCTCCCGGGACACGAGTGTTCGGAGAGCCGGTGGGCCGCAACACGGCCCCGGCGATCGCCGCCGCGGCCATGCTCTTCGAGCGCGAGACGCCCGGCGCTTCGTTCGCCGTGCTTCCCGCCGATCACGCCATCGACGATCGAGCCGCCTTCGCCGCCGACATCGATCGCGCGCTGGGCGTCGCGGAGCGCGAGCGCGCGCTGGTCACGATCGGCATCCCGCCCGCGGGGCCCGATACCGCCTTCGGTTACGTGCAGCGTGAAGCCTCGCTGGGAGATCGCCTCTATCGCGTCGCGACGTTCACCGAGAAGCCCACGCGCGAGCGCGCGGAGGGATTCCTGCGCCACGGCGGCTACTACTGGAATGCCGGTATCTTCGCGTGGCGCGCCGAGGTCTTCCTCGAAGCGCTGAGCACCACCCGGCCATCGCTGTCGGCGGCCTTGCGCGGACTCGGCGAGGCGCCGGATTTCCAGGCGGGTCTGAACCGCGTGCTGCCCGAGTGCGAATCGATCTCGGTGGATTACGCCGTGCTCGAGCACGCGGGCAACGTGCTCGTGCTCGAAGCCTCGTTCGACTGGGACGACCTCGGCTCGTGGGTGGCGTGGGCGCGCCGTCAGCCGCGCGACGAGCGTGGCAACGTCCTCTATGGCGACGCGGTCGCGGTGGAGTGCGACGATTGCGTGGTGGTCGGCGAAGGCGGGACCGCCGCGGCGCTCGGACTGCGAAGCATGGTCGTGGTGCACGCCGGCGGGGCCACGCTGACCTGTCCCATCGACCGCAGCGAAGAC
The DNA window shown above is from Candidatus Eisenbacteria bacterium and carries:
- a CDS encoding mannose-1-phosphate guanylyltransferase, which encodes MTPKPMSHRYVLVLAGGRGERFWPWSRPGRPKQLLPLARDGRSLLASTMARASLLAPPERCLVLTSADLVERVRSECPPGTRVFGEPVGRNTAPAIAAAAMLFERETPGASFAVLPADHAIDDRAAFAADIDRALGVAERERALVTIGIPPAGPDTAFGYVQREASLGDRLYRVATFTEKPTRERAEGFLRHGGYYWNAGIFAWRAEVFLEALSTTRPSLSAALRGLGEAPDFQAGLNRVLPECESISVDYAVLEHAGNVLVLEASFDWDDLGSWVAWARRQPRDERGNVLYGDAVAVECDDCVVVGEGGTAAALGLRSMVVVHAGGATLTCPIDRSEDVRRVSDAARPRRVS
- a CDS encoding glycosyltransferase family 4 protein, translating into MTSPERLRLLLVSGGSGSFGTPERATWELATRLSDSRYVVTVWLPPAEELDELAQSLADRGASVERLMEPRSRWDLRGAAALGSMFRRVRPTVVHLHTEADGGHRTLPSWIRMFGTPHLIATHHGLPGWEPWPSLGTADVVTAVCESAGEALIRAHGVMRARLRLVPNGVEPPDEEAETGPARWIREQLRVDARRPLWVCPARLEDIKGHETLLDALHRLHQQGYDFVVALAGEGARQAGLERRAEELGLARKVHFLGSVDSLGPVLLAADAVVLASREEAQPLSILEAMARGRPVVASAVGGLPDLIQDGSSGLLVPPNDSEALALALATLHQRPEVAELLGSGAAERAHGQFTWAHAVERYEAIYDDLIGLAGFTPRSGSRGRAPAPAGTRG